From Spartobacteria bacterium, a single genomic window includes:
- a CDS encoding DUF1016 family protein, translated as MKGVPENLNLNFLRDIRAIIATAQATAVRSVEFHRVEMYWKLGERIFVEEQQEKDRAEYGSYLVQNLAINLEADFGTGFSKRQLELARQFYRTYPIANTLRSQFNWFQYRLLMRIGDESKREFYELETAKNNWNGKELERQIHAQLYERLLLSSDKESVMAVAREQRLPETAREIVKDPMYLEFLGLDKQASYYEHDLESALITHLQEFLLELGNGYTFVARQKRLLIEEDEFFADLVFYNRLLRCFVVIELKTEKMTHRDLGQLQMYVNYYDRYEKRPDENPSIGILLCPARNQGVVEMTLPQDTAIYASEYQLSLPDAKLLEQKLEEWVTEFETIEELGGIMPENLPTPDEDLKKLEKLVQKKLGGNQ; from the coding sequence ATGAAAGGCGTTCCAGAAAATCTGAACCTCAATTTTCTTCGGGATATCCGTGCCATTATTGCAACAGCTCAGGCAACTGCTGTTCGCTCTGTTGAGTTTCATCGGGTTGAAATGTACTGGAAGCTGGGTGAACGGATATTTGTGGAAGAACAGCAGGAAAAAGATCGGGCCGAATACGGCTCATATCTTGTTCAGAATCTTGCCATAAATCTCGAAGCCGATTTTGGGACGGGATTCTCCAAGCGCCAGCTCGAACTTGCCCGACAGTTTTATCGCACCTATCCAATTGCGAACACGCTGCGTTCGCAATTCAACTGGTTCCAATATCGCCTCCTGATGCGGATTGGCGATGAATCGAAACGTGAGTTCTATGAACTGGAAACTGCCAAAAACAATTGGAACGGCAAAGAACTTGAACGGCAGATACACGCACAGCTCTACGAACGGCTTCTTCTCAGCAGTGACAAAGAGTCTGTAATGGCCGTGGCTCGTGAACAGCGCCTGCCTGAAACAGCTCGGGAAATCGTTAAAGATCCGATGTATCTGGAGTTTCTCGGACTTGATAAACAGGCGTCCTATTATGAACACGATTTGGAGTCTGCTCTGATTACCCATCTTCAGGAGTTTCTTCTTGAACTGGGTAATGGCTACACCTTTGTGGCTCGGCAAAAACGCCTTCTCATCGAGGAGGATGAGTTCTTTGCCGACCTGGTCTTTTACAACCGACTGCTTCGCTGTTTTGTGGTGATTGAGCTGAAAACAGAAAAGATGACTCACCGCGATCTCGGGCAGCTTCAAATGTATGTGAACTACTACGATCGATATGAAAAACGGCCCGATGAAAATCCGTCAATCGGAATTTTGCTCTGCCCGGCTCGCAACCAAGGCGTGGTCGAAATGACGCTCCCCCAAGATACGGCGATCTATGCTTCAGAATATCAGCTCTCGCTGCCCGATGCGAAATTGCTGGAACAGAAACTGGAAGAGTGGGTTACAGAGTTTGAGACCATTGAAGAGCTGGGCGGTATCATGCCGGAAAATCTGCCAACGCCCGATGAAGATCTGAAGAAGCTCGAAAAGCTGGTGCAGAAAAAACTGGGAGGAAACCAATGA
- a CDS encoding SAM-dependent DNA methyltransferase, which yields MSSKIDQKDINNAAWAACDTFRGVVDPAQYKDYILVMLFLKYISDVWQDHYSAYQEQYGDDEVRILRKLERERFMLPVIKLIEKNNQTGEETLLDEFPATYYSLYERRSAANIGELINIVLDHIEESNKSKLEGVFRNIDFNSEANLGKTKDRNRRLKQLLEDFNKPQLNMKPSLVSEDVIGNTYIYLIERFASDSGKKAGEFFTPLKVTELVAKLAGPKPGDRICDPACGSGGLLVQAAAEVAKQAGSDVQAGRNFALFGQESNGSTWALCRMNMFLHSFDSARVEWCDTLNSPLLIENDRLMKFNCVVANPPFSLDKWGAENAESDQYNRFWRGIPPKSKGDWAFISHMVETALEKQGHVAVVVPHGVLFRGAAEGRIRQKMIEENLLDAVIGLPGNLFPTTNIPVAILVFDRSRECAGSAEPGSAEPGNAEPQLRKVSGAAGAARSQVLFIDASREFVSGKNQNTLSTEHIDKIMRTYKERKEIEKYAHLAPFAEIKENDFNLNIPRYVDTFEEEEEIDIDAVQVEIDALEKELAAVRVKMSEKLKEIER from the coding sequence ATGAGCAGTAAGATTGATCAAAAAGACATCAACAACGCGGCATGGGCGGCGTGCGACACCTTCCGGGGGGTTGTTGATCCGGCGCAGTACAAAGACTACATCCTCGTGATGCTGTTCTTAAAATACATATCCGATGTATGGCAGGATCACTACTCAGCATATCAGGAGCAATACGGCGACGACGAAGTTCGTATTCTCCGAAAGCTGGAACGTGAACGCTTCATGCTTCCGGTCATCAAACTGATTGAGAAAAACAACCAAACCGGCGAAGAAACGCTGTTGGATGAATTCCCCGCCACCTATTACAGCCTGTATGAACGCCGGTCCGCCGCCAACATCGGTGAGCTGATTAACATCGTGCTCGACCATATTGAAGAGAGCAACAAGAGCAAACTCGAAGGGGTGTTCCGTAATATCGACTTCAACAGCGAAGCCAATCTTGGAAAAACCAAGGACCGCAACCGCCGTCTGAAACAGCTACTGGAGGATTTCAACAAACCGCAACTCAACATGAAGCCCAGCCTCGTTTCTGAGGATGTGATAGGTAATACCTATATTTACCTGATTGAGCGCTTTGCCTCCGACTCTGGAAAGAAGGCCGGAGAGTTCTTTACCCCACTGAAGGTGACCGAGCTGGTGGCCAAGCTGGCAGGCCCGAAGCCGGGCGATCGTATCTGTGACCCGGCCTGCGGATCGGGCGGCCTTTTGGTTCAGGCTGCGGCCGAAGTCGCTAAACAAGCGGGAAGCGATGTACAGGCAGGTCGCAACTTTGCCCTCTTCGGGCAGGAATCCAACGGCAGCACATGGGCGCTCTGCCGCATGAACATGTTCCTGCACAGTTTTGACAGTGCCCGGGTGGAATGGTGCGACACCCTGAACAGCCCGCTGCTGATTGAAAACGACCGGCTCATGAAATTCAACTGCGTGGTGGCCAATCCGCCGTTCTCGCTGGATAAGTGGGGTGCCGAAAATGCCGAGAGCGATCAGTACAACCGCTTCTGGCGTGGTATCCCGCCCAAGAGTAAAGGCGACTGGGCCTTTATCAGTCACATGGTGGAAACCGCTCTCGAAAAGCAGGGCCATGTTGCCGTGGTGGTTCCCCATGGCGTGTTGTTCCGAGGGGCAGCCGAAGGCCGTATCCGCCAAAAAATGATCGAGGAAAACCTGCTGGACGCCGTGATCGGCCTGCCGGGCAATCTGTTCCCGACCACCAATATTCCGGTTGCGATTCTGGTCTTTGATCGGAGTAGAGAGTGCGCAGGGAGTGCGGAGCCCGGGAGCGCGGAGCCCGGGAACGCGGAGCCCCAGCTCCGCAAAGTTTCAGGCGCAGCTGGGGCTGCGCGCTCCCAGGTGCTCTTTATTGATGCCAGCCGCGAGTTTGTGTCGGGCAAGAATCAGAATACGCTAAGCACTGAGCATATCGATAAGATTATGCGCACGTATAAAGAGCGCAAAGAAATCGAGAAATACGCACACCTGGCTCCATTCGCCGAGATCAAGGAAAACGACTTTAACCTCAACATCCCCCGCTATGTGGACACCTTTGAGGAAGAGGAAGAAATCGATATCGATGCGGTTCAGGTGGAAATTGATGCTCTGGAAAAAGAGCTGGCAGCGGTGCGGGTGAAGATGTCGGAGAAGTTGAAGGAGATTGAGCGATGA
- a CDS encoding restriction endonuclease subunit S, whose protein sequence is MKMKINKLATVQMGYSFRSRLEASQGGGVAVIQMKDLLDDNTVGCDDLVRINMEAMKEHHLAQRGDLVFRSRGSLTTAAVLLEDPGKAVVAAPLLRIRVTKPDRILPEYLNWYISQRDAQIFLTSRAKGTVQKMISKQAIEDLEVALPSLEKQKNIVELATLSAREQTLLHTLADKREQYISTVLMQFVKGE, encoded by the coding sequence ATGAAGATGAAAATAAATAAGCTGGCAACCGTGCAGATGGGGTACTCGTTCAGATCCCGTCTCGAAGCCTCTCAAGGTGGCGGAGTTGCTGTTATTCAGATGAAGGATCTTTTGGATGACAACACGGTCGGCTGTGATGATTTGGTGAGAATCAATATGGAGGCAATGAAAGAGCATCACCTCGCACAAAGAGGCGATCTGGTGTTCAGGTCGCGCGGTTCTCTAACGACGGCAGCGGTTCTTCTCGAAGATCCGGGCAAGGCCGTTGTCGCCGCGCCTTTATTAAGGATAAGGGTGACCAAGCCGGACAGGATTTTGCCCGAGTATCTGAACTGGTACATCAGCCAGCGGGATGCGCAGATTTTTTTGACCAGCCGGGCCAAAGGGACGGTTCAGAAAATGATCAGCAAGCAGGCCATTGAAGATCTGGAGGTGGCACTTCCAAGTCTGGAAAAACAGAAAAACATCGTAGAGCTGGCCACGCTGTCTGCTCGTGAACAAACCCTGCTTCATACGCTGGCCGATAAGCGGGAACAATACATTTCAACCGTACTAATGCAGTTTGTAAAAGGAGAATAA
- a CDS encoding four helix bundle protein — protein sequence MNTEDFKNRTKAFALRVIRLTEALPKNQTANVIGKQLLRCGTSVGANYRAACRARSTPEFIAKMGIVEEECDESMYCCTNQHAQRYRTPPAH from the coding sequence ATGAATACAGAAGATTTCAAAAACAGGACAAAGGCTTTTGCCTTGAGGGTTATCCGACTGACTGAAGCTTTGCCGAAGAATCAGACGGCCAATGTGATTGGAAAGCAGCTGCTCAGGTGCGGAACGTCTGTTGGTGCTAATTACCGAGCTGCATGCCGCGCTCGCTCTACTCCCGAATTCATTGCCAAAATGGGAATTGTTGAGGAAGAGTGCGACGAAAGCATGTATTGTTGTACGAATCAGCATGCTCAGAGATATAGAACCCCGCCGGCACATTGA
- a CDS encoding glycerophosphodiester phosphodiesterase: MGGTVTNKSTRREGCHKERAIDRYNGLPTPNSLIQVYAHRAGRGLYPEQTLPAYQMALRIGCDYVDMDVNMSRDDVLVVTHDLTLNPDLTRNARGQWISTRLPVRQLSLSQIQSYNVGMLKPGMEYASCFPDQRTLESARIPTLEECIQYVKKISGGAVGFQIEIKNDPGYPDLSASPKEYAEAIAEMLERYDVVDITEIQAFDWQCLLELEKRNPAIKTAFLSDHTTMAPGEKDTGLWTAGYTLQDYDNSLPKMIKALGGDCWEPYEMDLTLEQCREAHELGLKVVVWGWPEMEGTELNDDRIIELITWGVDGFITDRPDILRGLIAARGFNVPAGFYISEHADSYNNTCFRRTLPQQFPFWQ, from the coding sequence ATAGGGGGCACAGTGACAAATAAATCAACTCGACGTGAAGGATGCCATAAAGAACGAGCGATTGACCGTTACAATGGCCTGCCGACACCGAATAGCCTGATTCAGGTCTATGCCCATCGCGCCGGTCGGGGTTTGTATCCGGAACAGACGTTGCCTGCCTATCAGATGGCTTTGCGTATTGGGTGTGACTACGTGGACATGGATGTCAATATGAGTCGGGATGACGTCTTGGTTGTAACCCATGACCTGACGCTTAATCCCGATCTGACGCGTAATGCCCGGGGACAATGGATTTCCACGAGGCTGCCCGTCCGACAGCTGTCTCTTTCGCAGATCCAAAGCTATAACGTCGGTATGCTGAAGCCCGGTATGGAATACGCATCCTGTTTTCCTGATCAACGCACGCTCGAAAGTGCAAGGATTCCCACGCTGGAAGAATGCATCCAGTATGTGAAGAAGATCAGTGGGGGGGCGGTCGGATTTCAGATTGAAATAAAAAACGATCCGGGGTACCCCGATCTATCTGCCAGCCCGAAGGAATATGCCGAAGCCATTGCCGAGATGCTCGAGCGGTACGATGTGGTCGACATCACTGAAATCCAGGCATTTGACTGGCAGTGCCTCTTAGAACTTGAAAAACGGAACCCGGCCATCAAAACGGCCTTCCTTTCTGACCATACGACCATGGCCCCCGGAGAAAAAGATACCGGTCTGTGGACGGCAGGTTATACATTGCAGGATTATGACAACTCACTGCCCAAAATGATCAAAGCCCTGGGGGGTGACTGCTGGGAACCCTACGAGATGGATTTAACCCTGGAGCAATGCCGGGAAGCGCACGAACTGGGTCTGAAAGTGGTGGTTTGGGGATGGCCGGAAATGGAAGGAACCGAATTGAATGATGACAGAATCATCGAACTGATTACATGGGGTGTAGATGGGTTTATTACAGATCGCCCGGACATTCTTCGAGGCCTTATCGCGGCCAGGGGATTCAATGTGCCGGCGGGGTTCTATATCTCTGAGCATGCTGATTCGTACAACAATACATGCTTTCGTCGCACTCTTCCTCAACAATTCCCATTTTGGCAATGA